A genomic region of Streptomyces sp. R33 contains the following coding sequences:
- a CDS encoding response regulator encodes MEFGHVGRVVVADDEPVVRRGLRTSVESTGEFHVVAEAADGHEAVEAVRTHLPDILLLDIHMPRMSGPEATAALRSPDSGAVVHIVVTTGVGLDADVEQALALGADAFLPKGAPREEVLAALRAVQEGDAALSPQVLRHVLDALGTPAAAQRRQARERLDVLSAREAEVLGLVAEGLTNREIGERLQLAQEEVKDRIGLMLAELDAANRLQLALLAHTAAGPEAEGAPQ; translated from the coding sequence ATGGAATTCGGCCACGTGGGGCGGGTGGTCGTCGCCGACGACGAGCCCGTGGTCCGCAGGGGGCTGCGGACGTCCGTGGAATCGACCGGTGAATTCCATGTGGTGGCCGAGGCCGCCGACGGGCACGAGGCCGTCGAGGCCGTACGGACCCATCTGCCGGACATCCTGCTGCTGGACATCCACATGCCGCGGATGAGCGGGCCGGAGGCGACGGCGGCGCTGCGCTCACCCGATTCGGGTGCCGTCGTGCACATCGTCGTCACGACGGGCGTCGGGCTGGACGCGGACGTGGAGCAGGCCCTGGCGCTCGGCGCGGACGCCTTCCTCCCCAAGGGCGCCCCGCGGGAGGAAGTGCTCGCCGCCCTGCGCGCGGTGCAGGAGGGCGATGCCGCGCTGTCCCCGCAGGTGCTGCGGCACGTTCTGGACGCCCTGGGCACCCCCGCCGCGGCGCAGCGCCGGCAGGCGCGGGAGCGGCTGGACGTCCTGTCGGCGCGGGAGGCCGAAGTGCTGGGCCTGGTCGCCGAGGGGTTGACGAACCGCGAGATCGGCGAGCGGCTGCAGCTGGCGCAGGAGGAGGTGAAGGACCGGATCGGCCTGATGCTGGCCGAGCTGGACGCCGCGAACCGGCTGCAGCTCGCGCTCCTGGCGCATACCGCCGCCGGTCCGGAGGCGGAGGGTGCGCCGCAGTGA
- a CDS encoding YoaK family protein: MRAAARRGFLRPLAALLFPPGPEGGSGPHGVLPTLLVGLTFVSGVVDAVTFLGLDHVFVANMTGNVAFLGFALAGDRELSATASLLALAAFLAGATAAGRLRRGREPVRMFAPLVAVQAVLMAAALALTAGGSGPLPVVGLLALGMGLQNAVVLRLAVPDLTTTVVTRTLTGLAAEPWDRSAVRRLVSVAVLFCGALAGGLLTLHHGSHWALALAVALLLSIAAAGAVTAAERAGPEGR, from the coding sequence GTGAGGGCCGCCGCCCGGCGCGGGTTCCTGCGGCCGCTGGCCGCGCTGCTCTTCCCGCCGGGGCCGGAGGGCGGGAGCGGGCCGCACGGGGTGCTGCCGACGCTCCTGGTCGGGCTGACCTTCGTGAGCGGGGTGGTCGACGCGGTGACCTTCCTCGGGCTCGACCACGTCTTCGTCGCCAACATGACCGGCAACGTGGCCTTCCTCGGGTTCGCGCTCGCCGGGGACCGCGAGCTGTCGGCCACCGCCTCCCTGCTGGCCCTCGCCGCCTTCCTGGCCGGTGCGACGGCCGCCGGGCGGCTGCGCCGCGGCCGGGAGCCGGTGCGGATGTTCGCGCCACTGGTGGCGGTGCAGGCCGTACTGATGGCCGCGGCGCTCGCGCTGACGGCGGGCGGGTCCGGGCCGCTGCCGGTCGTGGGGCTGCTCGCGCTCGGCATGGGCCTGCAGAACGCCGTCGTGCTGAGGCTGGCCGTGCCCGACCTGACAACCACCGTCGTCACCCGGACGCTGACGGGCCTGGCCGCCGAGCCATGGGACCGGAGCGCCGTACGACGGCTCGTGTCGGTGGCGGTGCTGTTCTGCGGGGCCCTGGCGGGCGGGCTGCTGACGCTCCACCACGGATCCCACTGGGCCCTGGCGCTGGCGGTGGCGCTGCTCCTCTCGATCGCGGCGGCGGGCGCGGTGACGGCCGCCGAGCGGGCGGGCCCCGAGGGCCGTTAG
- a CDS encoding tellurite resistance/C4-dicarboxylate transporter family protein: MNQVFPLPGRRCWTGLPPAAGAAVLAAGILSVGLHLIGAEALSLAALVLTAALWLVLAAGFTTRLVGDRGRFRAEADTPAALTAVAATTVLGCRFSLLGWQGLAAALLVLATVLWPWLLLAVVLHWKHRMPGAAFLVCVATQGIAVLSAILAAAVHRDWLARAALAAFCLGLLLYAVALFHFDFREVVRGAGDHWVAGGALAISALAGSKLTASPVWTGSAHAALRTATLVTLALSLCWYVLLLAAELRRWRPHYDIRRWATVFPLGMTATACLSAAGPTGVGRLQPLGEVLLWIAVGAWLLTCAALVFTHSGTRRER, encoded by the coding sequence GTGAACCAGGTGTTCCCCCTGCCCGGCCGCCGATGCTGGACGGGACTGCCGCCGGCCGCGGGCGCCGCCGTCCTGGCCGCCGGCATCCTCTCCGTCGGCCTGCACCTGATCGGGGCCGAAGCGCTGTCCCTGGCCGCGCTGGTCCTCACCGCGGCGCTGTGGCTCGTACTCGCCGCCGGCTTCACCACCCGGCTCGTGGGCGATCGGGGCCGCTTCCGGGCCGAGGCGGACACCCCGGCCGCCCTGACGGCCGTGGCCGCAACGACCGTACTCGGCTGCCGTTTCTCCCTGCTGGGGTGGCAGGGCCTCGCCGCCGCCCTGCTGGTGCTCGCCACGGTGCTGTGGCCCTGGCTGCTGCTCGCCGTCGTACTGCACTGGAAACACCGGATGCCCGGGGCCGCGTTCCTCGTCTGCGTGGCCACCCAGGGGATCGCCGTCCTGTCGGCGATCCTCGCCGCCGCCGTCCACCGCGACTGGCTCGCCCGGGCGGCGCTGGCCGCCTTCTGCCTCGGCCTGCTGCTGTACGCGGTGGCCCTCTTCCACTTCGACTTCCGCGAGGTGGTGCGGGGCGCGGGCGACCACTGGGTGGCCGGCGGCGCACTGGCCATCTCGGCGCTGGCGGGATCGAAGCTCACGGCCTCACCCGTGTGGACCGGTTCGGCCCACGCGGCGCTGCGTACGGCCACGCTGGTGACGCTCGCCCTGTCCCTCTGCTGGTACGTGCTCCTGCTGGCCGCCGAACTGCGCCGGTGGCGGCCGCATTACGACATCCGGCGCTGGGCGACCGTCTTCCCCCTCGGAATGACGGCCACCGCCTGCCTCTCGGCGGCCGGCCCCACCGGGGTGGGACGGCTGCAGCCGCTGGGCGAGGTCCTGCTCTGGATCGCCGTGGGCGCATGGCTGCTGACCTGCGCCGCCCTGGTGTTCACCCACTCCGGCACCCGGCGGGAGCGCTAA
- a CDS encoding SDR family NAD(P)-dependent oxidoreductase has translation MGQLDGKVAVITGGSAGIGLATAHRFVREGARVFVSGRREAELAAAVEELGSGAVGVPGDVTKAADLDRLFAAVAAEGRAIDVLVANAGGGKAGGVAEFTQEQFDTVSDLNFRAPFFTVQRALPLFGERGSVILVGSTAGSAGSTRFGVYGAAKAAVRSMARSLALELAGRGIRVNALSPGPIDTPALGRAPAAILEEVTSGVPLGRTGRPEEVAAAALFLASEESSYITGIELFVDGGAAQV, from the coding sequence ATGGGACAGCTCGACGGCAAGGTCGCGGTGATCACGGGCGGGTCGGCCGGCATCGGACTGGCGACGGCGCACCGGTTCGTGCGGGAGGGTGCCCGGGTGTTCGTCTCCGGGCGTCGCGAGGCCGAACTCGCGGCGGCCGTGGAGGAGTTGGGGAGTGGAGCCGTAGGCGTGCCGGGTGACGTCACCAAGGCGGCGGACCTCGACCGGCTGTTCGCGGCGGTCGCGGCCGAAGGCCGGGCGATCGACGTCCTGGTGGCGAACGCGGGCGGCGGGAAGGCGGGCGGCGTCGCCGAGTTCACGCAGGAGCAGTTCGACACCGTCTCGGACCTGAACTTCCGCGCGCCCTTCTTCACCGTGCAGCGGGCGCTGCCGCTGTTCGGGGAGCGCGGTTCGGTCATCCTGGTCGGCTCGACCGCGGGCTCGGCGGGGTCCACCCGGTTCGGCGTCTACGGCGCCGCGAAGGCGGCCGTACGGTCGATGGCGCGCAGCCTGGCGCTGGAGCTCGCGGGGCGCGGGATCCGGGTGAACGCGCTCAGCCCCGGTCCGATCGACACTCCCGCTCTGGGCCGGGCGCCCGCCGCCATCCTGGAGGAGGTGACGTCCGGGGTGCCGCTGGGCCGGACCGGCCGCCCGGAGGAAGTGGCCGCGGCGGCCCTGTTCCTCGCCTCGGAGGAGAGCAGCTACATCACCGGCATCGAGCTGTTCGTGGACGGCGGAGCCGCCCAGGTCTGA
- a CDS encoding VOC family protein, with amino-acid sequence MARDLQGSQQFYGAVLGWKFRPARLGEGWTVAELDGVPVAGIGTLTADLPVAVAWTPYFAVDDADVAADRIRERSGTVAVGPVSFPSGGRGALVADRDGAVFGIWAGGVSADWRVGRGPAPAWLELRTRDAFEAAIFYGEVLEWATGRAGCCEVSYENDQVVLRQAGEPVARLDGGISETAAHAPETRPRWHVYFRVPDLDEAIEAATAAGGTPLSTVVSSATDRWVTLRDPEGAMFTVTAAREEPWTP; translated from the coding sequence ATGGCCCGCGATCTCCAGGGGAGCCAGCAGTTCTACGGCGCGGTCCTCGGCTGGAAATTCCGGCCCGCGCGGCTCGGCGAGGGGTGGACGGTCGCCGAGCTGGACGGAGTGCCGGTCGCCGGCATCGGGACGCTGACCGCGGACCTGCCGGTCGCCGTGGCGTGGACCCCGTACTTCGCGGTCGACGACGCCGACGTGGCCGCGGACCGCATCCGCGAGCGCAGCGGCACCGTCGCGGTGGGTCCGGTCTCCTTCCCCTCGGGCGGCCGCGGCGCGCTGGTCGCCGACCGGGACGGCGCGGTCTTCGGCATCTGGGCCGGCGGGGTGTCGGCCGACTGGCGCGTGGGCCGCGGCCCGGCGCCCGCCTGGCTGGAGCTGCGGACGAGGGACGCCTTCGAGGCGGCGATCTTCTACGGCGAGGTGCTGGAGTGGGCCACCGGCCGTGCCGGATGCTGCGAGGTCTCCTACGAGAACGACCAGGTCGTCCTGCGGCAGGCGGGCGAGCCCGTCGCCCGCCTGGACGGCGGGATCAGCGAGACGGCGGCGCACGCACCGGAGACCAGGCCCCGCTGGCACGTCTACTTCCGCGTCCCGGACCTCGACGAGGCCATCGAGGCGGCCACCGCGGCCGGCGGTACCCCCCTGTCGACGGTCGTCTCGAGCGCCACCGACCGCTGGGTCACCCTGCGCGACCCCGAAGGGGCGATGTTCACCGTCACGGCCGCCCGGGAGGAGCCCTGGACGCCCTGA
- a CDS encoding glutamate--cysteine ligase translates to MITVGVEEEYVLLDPVTHLPVARAEEVRAAAGLVSWVGEGEVQNELLQAQVEVATPVCTDLDEVAGHLLRLRHALGSAAEEYGCRLASSAAAPLRDAVPVPVTQKPRYLKMRDEACRLVDEQLINGMHVHVAVPDREMGVAALNRLRVWLPTLLAMSSNSPLWDGCDTGFASWRTIVFGRWPVSGPTPFFRTLADYEERVEALLEAGLIADRGQLYWQARLSERYPTLEVRCLDVQLDASDAVLLAGIARALVSTAIAEEKAGIAPPDCSQELLQAAMWHAARHGLDSTLMDPKGHRLRSAGDVLSLLMQYITPALEEAGDEREVGSLLHRLLRRGTPADRQRRALADGGMTALVDLITGQGAVTGG, encoded by the coding sequence ATGATCACGGTCGGGGTTGAGGAAGAGTACGTCCTGCTGGATCCCGTCACCCATCTGCCCGTGGCGCGGGCGGAGGAGGTGCGGGCCGCGGCGGGACTCGTCTCATGGGTGGGCGAGGGCGAGGTGCAGAACGAGCTCCTCCAGGCCCAGGTCGAGGTCGCCACACCGGTCTGTACGGACCTGGACGAGGTCGCGGGCCACCTGCTGCGGCTGCGGCACGCGCTCGGTTCCGCCGCCGAGGAGTACGGCTGCCGTCTCGCCAGCTCCGCAGCGGCGCCCCTGCGCGACGCGGTGCCGGTCCCGGTCACCCAGAAGCCGCGGTACCTCAAGATGCGGGACGAGGCCTGCCGGCTGGTCGACGAGCAGCTGATCAACGGCATGCACGTGCACGTGGCGGTGCCCGACCGGGAGATGGGCGTGGCGGCCCTGAACCGGCTGCGCGTCTGGCTCCCGACGCTGCTGGCCATGTCGTCGAACTCGCCGCTGTGGGACGGGTGCGACACCGGATTCGCGAGCTGGCGCACGATCGTCTTCGGCCGCTGGCCGGTCAGCGGCCCGACCCCGTTCTTCCGTACGCTCGCCGACTACGAGGAGCGCGTCGAGGCGCTGCTGGAGGCAGGGCTGATCGCCGACCGGGGTCAGCTCTACTGGCAGGCCAGGCTGTCCGAGCGCTACCCCACCCTGGAGGTGCGGTGCCTGGACGTGCAGCTCGATGCGAGCGACGCGGTGCTGCTCGCCGGGATCGCCCGTGCGCTGGTCAGCACCGCGATCGCCGAGGAGAAGGCCGGAATCGCACCCCCCGACTGCTCGCAAGAGCTGCTCCAGGCGGCCATGTGGCATGCGGCCCGGCACGGCCTGGACAGCACCCTCATGGACCCGAAGGGCCACCGGCTGCGCAGCGCCGGCGACGTGCTGTCGCTGCTGATGCAGTACATCACCCCCGCCCTGGAAGAGGCCGGGGACGAGCGCGAGGTGGGCTCCCTCCTGCACCGCCTGCTGCGCCGGGGCACCCCCGCGGACCGGCAGCGCCGGGCGCTCGCGGACGGGGGCATGACGGCCCTCGTCGACCTGATCACCGGGCAGGGCGCCGTGACAGGGGGCTGA
- a CDS encoding AI-2E family transporter, producing MTRRSARRPESRPARAGTEGSRTEGSRTEGPRGRVAARRARARGRRPGGRPAGTPYVSSVSPPLRTAADYSWRLLVVGAVVYTVFIVLGRFHEVGVAVFLGLVATALLRPVTDLLARWIPRSLAVACSLVGSIVLALGALAFVGETVAAEWNSLVAEFREGLDRLEPLLERPPLRLSPHALGDLRDRIGAYLSSHRATLLSTAVTGAGRLVQALTVVALSVFCSVFFIYSGDRQWRWLCSQFPHGAQQRISVAGRAAWRTFTGYTHGIVLVAATNAILVGIALFALGVPLAVPLALLEFFAAFVPLIGSPVALAVAVVVALAAKGPLVAALVVCLIVIIGQIEGHVLHPMLMSWAVRLHPVVVALSVVAGAIAAGVLGAVVAVPLVSVVWSVRQALRSPQAGP from the coding sequence ATGACCAGGCGATCCGCGAGGCGGCCGGAGTCCCGCCCGGCCCGGGCGGGTACGGAGGGGTCTCGTACGGAGGGGTCTCGTACGGAGGGCCCGCGCGGCCGGGTGGCCGCCCGCCGCGCCCGGGCCCGCGGCCGCCGCCCGGGCGGGAGGCCCGCCGGGACGCCGTACGTGTCCTCGGTGTCGCCCCCGCTGCGGACGGCCGCGGACTACTCCTGGCGGCTGCTGGTGGTGGGCGCCGTCGTGTACACGGTGTTCATCGTGCTGGGGCGGTTCCACGAGGTCGGCGTGGCCGTCTTCCTCGGCCTGGTCGCCACCGCGCTGCTGCGCCCGGTGACCGATCTGCTGGCCCGTTGGATCCCCCGCTCCCTGGCGGTGGCCTGCTCACTCGTCGGCAGCATCGTGCTCGCGCTGGGTGCGCTCGCGTTCGTCGGCGAGACGGTGGCGGCGGAGTGGAACTCGCTGGTGGCGGAGTTCCGGGAGGGGCTGGACCGGCTCGAGCCGCTGCTGGAACGGCCGCCCCTGCGGCTGAGCCCGCATGCGCTGGGCGACCTGCGGGACCGGATCGGCGCGTACCTCTCCAGCCATCGCGCGACCCTGCTCAGCACGGCCGTGACCGGCGCCGGGCGGCTGGTGCAGGCCCTGACCGTGGTGGCCCTGTCGGTGTTCTGCTCGGTCTTCTTCATCTACTCGGGTGACAGGCAGTGGCGCTGGCTGTGCTCGCAGTTCCCGCACGGTGCGCAGCAGCGCATCTCGGTCGCCGGCCGGGCCGCGTGGCGGACGTTCACCGGGTACACGCACGGCATCGTGCTCGTCGCCGCGACCAACGCGATCCTGGTGGGGATCGCACTGTTCGCGCTGGGCGTCCCGCTGGCGGTGCCGCTCGCGCTGTTGGAGTTCTTCGCGGCGTTCGTCCCGCTGATCGGCTCGCCGGTGGCCCTCGCGGTGGCCGTGGTGGTCGCGCTGGCCGCCAAGGGGCCGCTGGTCGCGGCTCTGGTGGTCTGCCTGATCGTGATCATCGGGCAGATCGAGGGGCACGTGCTGCACCCGATGCTGATGAGCTGGGCGGTGCGGCTGCACCCGGTGGTCGTGGCCCTGTCGGTGGTGGCGGGGGCCATCGCCGCGGGCGTGCTGGGCGCGGTGGTCGCGGTGCCCCTGGTCTCGGTCGTCTGGTCGGTGCGCCAGGCCCTGCGCTCTCCGCAGGCAGGGCCCTGA
- a CDS encoding RNA polymerase sigma factor SigF has protein sequence MPYAEITEGIPQDTLSVSTGEARTLSGALFHRLRALDEGSAEYSYVRNTLVELNLSLVKFAARRFRGRSEPMEDIVQVGTIGLIKAINRFDPERGVEFTTFAMPTIVGEIKRFFRDTSWAVKVPRRLQELRIDAAKAHDALEQDLGREPTDAELAGRLHVTPEELVEGQKAAHAYSARSLDAPAQEDGDRNAYADRPSLGEEEAAYDTIECLESLKPMLAELPARERTLLSLRFGHGLTQSEIGERLGLSQMHVSRLLNRTLTALRAGLLEDGAPEP, from the coding sequence ATGCCGTACGCAGAAATCACCGAGGGCATTCCGCAGGACACACTGAGTGTGAGCACCGGTGAGGCCCGGACGCTGTCGGGGGCGCTGTTCCACCGGCTGCGGGCCCTCGACGAGGGCAGTGCCGAGTATTCCTACGTACGCAACACCCTGGTCGAGCTCAACCTCAGCCTGGTGAAGTTCGCCGCCCGCCGGTTCCGCGGCCGGAGCGAGCCGATGGAGGACATCGTCCAGGTCGGCACGATCGGCCTGATCAAGGCCATCAACCGGTTCGACCCGGAGCGCGGGGTGGAGTTCACCACCTTCGCGATGCCGACCATCGTCGGCGAGATCAAACGGTTCTTCCGCGACACGAGCTGGGCCGTCAAGGTGCCCCGGCGGCTTCAGGAGCTGCGGATCGACGCCGCCAAGGCGCACGACGCGCTGGAGCAGGACCTCGGCCGCGAGCCCACGGACGCCGAGCTGGCGGGGCGGCTGCACGTCACGCCCGAGGAGCTCGTGGAGGGGCAGAAGGCGGCGCACGCGTACTCCGCGCGCTCCCTGGACGCACCGGCACAGGAAGACGGCGACCGGAACGCGTACGCCGACCGGCCCTCGCTCGGCGAGGAGGAGGCGGCGTACGACACGATCGAGTGTCTGGAGTCGCTCAAGCCGATGCTGGCGGAACTTCCGGCGCGGGAGCGCACGCTGCTGTCGCTGCGCTTCGGCCACGGGCTGACGCAGTCGGAGATCGGCGAGCGGCTGGGGCTGTCGCAGATGCACGTATCGCGGCTGCTCAACCGGACGCTGACCGCTCTGCGGGCAGGCCTGCTGGAGGACGGGGCACCGGAGCCGTGA
- a CDS encoding ATP-binding protein, which translates to MSEETRTLLLGGGTHGAVTRCRDFTRHALTEWRWITDEPTGGPGAQHPYDPDRQEAAEDVLLLVSELVSNACIHGGGPRALVLRRNPARLRIEVGDGSPEHPRRLRRTGSALPGGHGLLVLDRLARSWGWEPYADGQTGKTVWAEVPAPLTAPVPRPPAGLPAERSASG; encoded by the coding sequence ATGAGCGAGGAGACCCGCACGCTGCTCCTCGGCGGCGGGACGCACGGAGCCGTCACCCGGTGCCGGGACTTCACGCGCCACGCGCTGACCGAGTGGCGCTGGATCACCGACGAGCCCACCGGAGGGCCGGGCGCGCAGCATCCGTACGACCCGGACCGGCAGGAGGCCGCCGAGGACGTCCTGCTGCTGGTATCCGAGCTGGTGAGCAACGCGTGCATCCACGGTGGCGGGCCCCGCGCGCTGGTGCTGCGCCGCAACCCCGCGCGGCTGCGGATCGAGGTCGGCGACGGGAGCCCCGAGCACCCCCGTCGCCTGCGGAGGACCGGTTCCGCCCTGCCGGGCGGGCACGGCCTGCTCGTCCTGGACCGGCTCGCCCGGAGCTGGGGCTGGGAGCCCTACGCCGACGGGCAGACCGGCAAGACGGTGTGGGCGGAAGTCCCGGCGCCGCTCACGGCTCCGGTGCCCCGTCCTCCAGCAGGCCTGCCCGCAGAGCGGTCAGCGTCCGGTTGA
- a CDS encoding FAD-binding oxidoreductase, protein MNGASEADWQRLEKTVAGRVRRPGDAGFRESSTPFNTRYAATTPNGVVTAANHGDVLHAVEWARDTGVRLVARSGGHSYAGHSVNTGLVLDLSALNTVVADGSTGLVTAAGGARMADVYAAIQPHGMAFALGNGASVGIAGLTLGGGSSSTSRKLGLTADALVRTTLMTAGGEVLTCDAQENPDLYWACRGGGGGNFGINLSFTFQATAVPDVSTCLLLWDGANAPEVFAAVQEATRHAPDEFSLRLGVAAADGDPVVSAVGLHLGPASELREMLAPVLATTRPVREDIADRTFWEAKDYLLHETSAGAFAVRTNFAAEPLPPEAVAAVMSRLARRPGSRNPDGCGLALYTWGGAINRVAPADTAFVHRDARFLVSMDTSWTGEDGPDTVEANLHWLAGLQEEVAPYVGRGAYQNFIDPDLPDWRTAYYGANYPRLVEIKKRVDPDGFFTFGQAIGS, encoded by the coding sequence GTGAACGGCGCATCCGAGGCGGACTGGCAGCGGCTGGAGAAGACGGTCGCGGGCCGTGTACGGCGACCCGGCGACGCCGGTTTCCGCGAGTCCAGCACCCCGTTCAACACCCGCTACGCCGCGACCACGCCGAACGGCGTCGTGACGGCGGCGAACCACGGCGACGTACTGCACGCCGTCGAGTGGGCCCGCGACACGGGCGTCCGCCTCGTCGCCCGCAGCGGTGGCCACAGTTACGCGGGCCACTCGGTCAACACCGGCCTCGTCCTCGACCTCAGCGCGCTGAACACCGTCGTCGCCGACGGCTCCACCGGGCTCGTCACGGCCGCCGGCGGGGCCCGCATGGCCGACGTCTACGCGGCGATCCAGCCCCACGGGATGGCGTTCGCGCTGGGCAACGGAGCATCGGTCGGCATCGCCGGCCTCACGCTCGGCGGCGGCTCCTCCTCCACCTCGCGCAAGCTCGGACTCACCGCGGACGCCCTCGTCCGGACCACCCTCATGACCGCCGGGGGCGAGGTGCTGACCTGCGACGCCCAGGAGAACCCGGACCTGTACTGGGCCTGCCGCGGCGGCGGAGGCGGGAACTTCGGCATCAACCTGTCCTTCACCTTCCAGGCCACCGCGGTGCCGGACGTCTCCACCTGCCTGCTCCTGTGGGACGGGGCCAACGCCCCCGAGGTCTTCGCGGCGGTGCAGGAGGCCACCCGGCACGCACCGGACGAGTTCTCGCTCCGCCTCGGCGTCGCCGCCGCCGACGGCGACCCCGTGGTGTCGGCCGTCGGACTCCACCTCGGACCCGCGAGCGAGCTGCGGGAGATGCTCGCCCCGGTCCTCGCGACGACCCGGCCCGTGCGCGAGGACATCGCCGACCGCACGTTCTGGGAGGCCAAGGACTACCTGCTGCACGAGACCTCCGCCGGGGCGTTCGCCGTACGGACCAACTTCGCCGCAGAGCCGCTGCCCCCCGAGGCCGTGGCCGCCGTCATGTCCCGGCTCGCCCGCCGGCCGGGCAGCCGCAACCCGGACGGCTGCGGCCTCGCCCTGTACACCTGGGGCGGAGCGATCAACCGGGTGGCCCCGGCCGACACCGCGTTCGTCCACCGCGACGCACGGTTCCTCGTCAGCATGGACACCTCCTGGACCGGAGAGGACGGTCCGGACACCGTGGAGGCGAACCTGCACTGGCTGGCCGGTCTGCAGGAAGAGGTCGCGCCGTACGTGGGCCGGGGCGCGTACCAGAACTTCATCGACCCGGACCTGCCGGACTGGCGCACCGCGTACTACGGCGCCAACTATCCGCGGCTCGTGGAGATCAAGAAGCGGGTGGACCCGGACGGCTTCTTCACGTTCGGTCAGGCCATCGGATCGTGA
- a CDS encoding cupin domain-containing protein, translating to MTDQEQPDVEIRTAEPDHLLREHGLDLKLLYPWPGLEAPFRGAWCVLRPGDVSEAHAHREREMFIAMAGRAAVVCNGRRWELAAGDIALMKGGAEHHVVNEHDTDFSYYAIWWGRSMSAEFLAGRPAQNTEADTAT from the coding sequence TTGACCGACCAGGAACAACCCGACGTGGAGATCCGCACCGCGGAGCCCGACCACCTGCTCCGGGAACACGGCCTGGACCTCAAGCTGCTGTACCCCTGGCCGGGACTGGAAGCGCCGTTCCGCGGGGCGTGGTGCGTCCTGCGCCCCGGCGACGTGTCGGAGGCGCACGCCCACCGCGAACGCGAGATGTTCATCGCCATGGCCGGACGCGCCGCCGTGGTCTGCAACGGCCGCCGGTGGGAGCTCGCGGCGGGGGACATCGCGCTCATGAAGGGCGGCGCCGAGCACCACGTCGTCAACGAGCACGACACGGACTTCTCCTACTACGCGATCTGGTGGGGCCGGAGCATGTCGGCCGAGTTCCTCGCCGGCCGGCCCGCGCAGAACACGGAAGCGGACACGGCCACGTGA
- a CDS encoding response regulator, translating into MHQTTNIKGLLWPLSSQGDAQREFTGRRPDGDLAVVARPLATVTVVLADAQPAIRHGVRSVLERSGGISVVGEAATADEVIAETSRCRPHVLVVDPLMDERAGMRVISEVLRLWPETGILVFSSVDDDRVVTAALQAGARGYLFKRADADQILRGIQAVAAGEGIVDKSIANRLGALLCPSSTGQYYYPFPQLTNRERDVLERIAAGKSNAAIARELVLASKTISNRVSTIFGKLGVADRSQAIVLARDAGLGHS; encoded by the coding sequence ATGCATCAGACGACAAACATCAAGGGGCTGCTCTGGCCGCTCTCGTCACAGGGTGATGCGCAAAGGGAGTTCACGGGCCGACGGCCCGACGGTGATCTCGCGGTGGTCGCCAGACCCCTCGCCACCGTCACCGTCGTGCTCGCCGACGCGCAGCCCGCGATACGCCACGGAGTCCGTTCCGTCCTGGAACGGTCCGGGGGGATATCCGTCGTCGGCGAGGCCGCCACGGCGGACGAGGTGATCGCGGAGACCTCCCGCTGCCGGCCCCACGTCCTCGTGGTCGACCCGCTCATGGACGAACGGGCCGGTATGCGGGTGATATCCGAAGTGCTGAGATTATGGCCCGAAACGGGCATCCTCGTCTTCAGCTCGGTCGACGACGACCGGGTCGTCACCGCGGCGCTCCAGGCCGGTGCCCGCGGCTATCTGTTCAAGCGGGCCGACGCGGACCAGATCCTGCGCGGTATCCAGGCCGTCGCGGCCGGGGAGGGAATCGTCGACAAGTCGATCGCCAACCGGCTCGGAGCCCTCCTGTGCCCGTCGTCGACCGGGCAGTATTACTACCCCTTCCCGCAGTTGACCAACCGGGAGCGGGACGTTCTGGAACGTATCGCGGCGGGCAAGTCGAATGCGGCCATTGCCCGTGAGCTCGTGCTCGCATCGAAGACCATCAGCAACCGAGTCTCCACGATATTCGGAAAACTCGGCGTGGCCGATCGGTCCCAGGCCATCGTGCTGGCCCGCGACGCGGGTCTGGGGCACAGCTGA